The proteins below are encoded in one region of Streptomyces cyanogenus:
- a CDS encoding polysaccharide deacetylase family protein produces the protein MRGTGRRFRGWALASAAACLTLALTGCAQVDTTAPSTARAEPAHGAPAKFGTVDCREARCIALTFDAGPSENSARLLDVLKEKKVPATFFLLGKRHIEKYPELVKRMAAEGHEVASHTWDHRILTRISDAQIREELKRPNDAIERLTGRKPTLMRPPQGRTDADVHRISKELGLAEVLWSVTAKDYTTDDSALITKRVLDQSSRDGIILLHDIYPGTVPAVPGIIDALKARGYVFVTVPQLLAPGRAEPGKVYRP, from the coding sequence ATGCGCGGAACGGGCCGGAGGTTCCGCGGATGGGCGCTCGCGTCCGCCGCGGCCTGCCTGACGCTGGCCCTGACCGGCTGCGCGCAGGTCGACACGACCGCACCGAGCACCGCCCGCGCCGAGCCGGCGCACGGGGCTCCGGCGAAGTTCGGGACCGTCGACTGCCGCGAGGCCAGGTGCATCGCGCTCACCTTCGACGCGGGACCCAGCGAGAACTCGGCGCGGCTGCTGGACGTCCTGAAGGAGAAGAAGGTGCCGGCCACCTTCTTCCTGCTCGGCAAGCGGCACATCGAGAAGTACCCGGAGCTGGTGAAGCGGATGGCGGCCGAGGGGCACGAGGTCGCGAGCCACACCTGGGACCACAGGATACTCACGCGGATATCCGACGCGCAGATACGCGAGGAGCTGAAGCGGCCGAACGACGCGATCGAACGGCTCACCGGGCGCAAGCCGACGCTGATGCGCCCGCCGCAGGGCCGTACCGATGCCGATGTGCACCGGATCTCCAAGGAGCTCGGCCTCGCGGAGGTGCTGTGGAGCGTGACCGCCAAGGACTACACGACCGACGACTCGGCGCTCATCACCAAGCGCGTCCTCGACCAGTCGTCCCGGGACGGGATCATCCTGCTGCACGACATCTACCCCGGGACCGTGCCGGCCGTGCCCGGCATCATCGACGCGCTGAAGGCGCGCGGCTACGTGTTCGTGACGGTTCCTCAGCTGCTGGCGCCCGGCAGGGCGGAACCCGGCAAGGTGTACCGCCCGTAG
- a CDS encoding xanthine dehydrogenase family protein molybdopterin-binding subunit produces MPANGAPTKITQGSKTRGGIGESTLRPDGTLKVTGEFAYSSDMWHEDMLWGQILRSTVAHAEILSIDTSEALAMPGVYAVMTYDDLPTEVKNYGLEIRDTPVLAHGKVRHHGEPVAIVAADHPETARRAAAKIKVDYRELPVITDEKSALAPDAILVHEHRDDHHIGHVPHPNVVHRQPIVRGDVAQARRRADVIVEGEYTFGMQDQAFLGPESGLAVPEEDGGVHLYIATQWLHSDLRQMAPVLGLPEEKVRMTLAGVGGAFGGREDLSMQIHACLLALRTGKPVKIVYNRFESFFGHVHRHPAKLYYEHGATKDGKLTHLKCRIVLDGGAYASASPAVVGNASSLAVGPYVVDDVDIEAIALYTNNPPCGAMRGFGAVQACFAYEAQMDKLAKKLGMDPVEFRQLNAMEQGTIMPTGQPVDSPAPVAELLRRVKAMPLPPERQWESSEGADVRQLPGGLSNTTHGEGVVRGVGYAVGIKNVGFSEGFDDYSTARVRMEVVGGEPVATVHTAMAEVGQGGVTVHAQIARTELGVAQVTIHPADTQVGSAGSTSASRQTYVTGGAVKNACELVREKVLEIGRRKFGSYHPAWATAELVLEGGKVVTDGGEVLAGLADVLEGEAVEVEEEWRHRPTEPFDLRTGQGNGHVQYSFAAHRAVVEVDTELGLVKVIELACAQDVGKALNPLSVVGQIQGGTTQGLGVAVMEEIIVDPRTAKVRNPSFTDYLIPTILDTPTIPVDVLELADDHAPYGLRGIGEAPTLSSTPAVLAAIRNATGLELNRTPVRPEHLTGTA; encoded by the coding sequence ATGCCGGCCAACGGCGCACCCACGAAGATCACGCAGGGTTCGAAGACCAGGGGCGGCATCGGCGAGTCCACGCTCCGCCCGGACGGCACCCTCAAGGTCACCGGCGAGTTCGCGTACTCGTCCGACATGTGGCACGAGGACATGCTGTGGGGCCAGATCCTGCGCTCCACCGTCGCACACGCCGAGATCCTCTCGATCGACACCTCCGAGGCCCTCGCCATGCCGGGCGTGTACGCCGTCATGACGTACGACGACCTGCCCACCGAGGTGAAGAACTACGGCCTGGAGATCCGGGACACCCCGGTCCTCGCGCACGGCAAGGTACGCCACCACGGCGAGCCGGTCGCGATCGTCGCCGCCGACCACCCGGAGACGGCCCGCCGCGCCGCCGCCAAGATCAAGGTCGACTACCGCGAACTCCCGGTGATCACCGACGAGAAGTCGGCCCTCGCGCCCGACGCGATCCTCGTCCACGAACACCGCGACGACCACCACATCGGCCACGTCCCGCACCCGAACGTCGTCCACCGCCAGCCGATCGTCCGCGGCGACGTGGCGCAGGCCCGCAGGCGCGCCGACGTGATCGTCGAGGGCGAGTACACCTTCGGCATGCAGGACCAGGCCTTCCTCGGCCCCGAGTCCGGCCTGGCCGTGCCGGAGGAGGACGGCGGCGTCCACCTCTACATCGCCACCCAGTGGCTCCACTCCGACCTGCGCCAGATGGCGCCCGTCCTCGGCCTGCCCGAGGAGAAGGTGCGCATGACGCTGGCCGGCGTCGGCGGCGCGTTCGGCGGCCGCGAGGACCTGTCGATGCAGATCCACGCCTGCCTGCTGGCGCTGCGCACCGGCAAGCCCGTGAAGATCGTCTACAACCGGTTCGAGTCCTTCTTCGGGCACGTCCACCGTCACCCGGCCAAGCTGTACTACGAGCACGGCGCCACCAAGGACGGCAAGCTCACACACCTGAAGTGCCGGATCGTCCTGGACGGCGGCGCCTACGCCTCCGCCTCCCCGGCCGTCGTCGGCAACGCCTCCTCGCTCGCCGTCGGCCCCTACGTCGTGGACGACGTCGACATCGAGGCCATCGCCCTCTACACCAACAACCCGCCCTGCGGCGCCATGCGCGGCTTCGGCGCGGTCCAGGCGTGCTTCGCCTACGAGGCGCAGATGGACAAGCTGGCGAAGAAGCTCGGCATGGACCCGGTGGAGTTCCGGCAGCTCAACGCCATGGAACAGGGCACGATCATGCCGACCGGGCAGCCGGTCGACTCCCCGGCCCCGGTCGCCGAACTGCTGCGCCGCGTCAAGGCGATGCCCCTGCCCCCGGAGCGCCAGTGGGAGTCCAGCGAGGGCGCCGACGTACGGCAGCTGCCCGGCGGTCTGTCCAACACCACGCACGGCGAAGGCGTCGTACGGGGTGTGGGCTACGCGGTCGGCATCAAGAACGTCGGCTTCTCCGAGGGCTTCGACGACTACTCCACCGCCAGGGTGCGCATGGAGGTCGTGGGCGGCGAGCCGGTCGCGACCGTGCACACCGCGATGGCGGAGGTCGGCCAGGGCGGTGTCACCGTCCACGCGCAGATCGCCCGCACGGAGCTGGGTGTCGCCCAGGTGACCATCCACCCCGCCGACACCCAGGTCGGTTCGGCCGGTTCGACGTCCGCGTCCCGTCAGACGTACGTCACCGGCGGCGCCGTGAAGAACGCCTGCGAGCTGGTGCGCGAGAAGGTCCTGGAGATCGGCCGGCGCAAGTTCGGCTCCTACCACCCGGCCTGGGCCACCGCCGAACTCGTGCTGGAGGGCGGCAAGGTCGTCACCGACGGCGGCGAGGTCCTCGCCGGCCTGGCCGACGTCCTGGAGGGCGAGGCGGTGGAGGTCGAGGAGGAGTGGCGGCACCGGCCGACCGAGCCCTTCGACCTGCGCACCGGCCAGGGCAACGGACACGTCCAGTACTCCTTCGCCGCCCACCGCGCGGTGGTCGAGGTCGACACCGAACTCGGCCTGGTCAAGGTGATCGAACTGGCCTGCGCCCAGGACGTCGGCAAGGCGCTCAACCCGCTCTCCGTCGTCGGCCAGATCCAGGGCGGTACGACCCAGGGCCTGGGCGTGGCCGTCATGGAGGAGATCATCGTCGACCCCAGGACGGCCAAGGTCAGGAACCCCTCCTTCACGGACTACCTGATCCCCACCATCCTCGACACGCCGACCATCCCGGTCGACGTGCTCGAACTCGCCGACGACCACGCCCCGTACGGGCTGCGCGGCATCGGCGAGGCCCCGACCCTGTCGTCCACCCCGGCCGTCCTCGCGGCGATCCGGAACGCGACCGGGCTGGAGCTCAACCGCACTCCGGTACGGCCCGAGCACCTCACGGGTACCGCGTAG
- a CDS encoding SRPBCC family protein: protein MPTISFERTAPLPPEEAWRRLTDWPRHAGAVPLTRIRVLTPGPTREGTRFVARSGLGPLALDDVMEVTVWRPPAGGEAGLCRLEKRGRVILGWAEIEVHPGSGGRSRVVWREELRVRFLPSAFDPALRSASLHLFGRAAGHLLKRG, encoded by the coding sequence GTGCCCACCATCTCTTTCGAACGTACGGCCCCCCTCCCGCCCGAGGAGGCCTGGCGCCGGCTCACGGACTGGCCCCGCCATGCCGGCGCGGTACCGCTGACCCGGATCAGGGTGCTCACACCCGGGCCGACCCGCGAGGGCACGCGCTTCGTGGCCCGGTCGGGGCTCGGGCCGCTCGCTCTGGACGACGTCATGGAGGTGACCGTCTGGCGTCCGCCGGCCGGCGGCGAGGCCGGCCTGTGCCGCCTGGAGAAACGCGGCCGGGTGATCCTCGGCTGGGCGGAGATCGAGGTCCATCCGGGCTCCGGAGGCCGCAGCCGCGTGGTCTGGCGCGAGGAGCTGCGGGTCCGCTTCCTGCCCTCCGCCTTCGACCCCGCCCTGAGGTCGGCCTCCCTCCACCTGTTCGGCCGCGCGGCCGGCCACCTGCTCAAACGGGGCTGA
- a CDS encoding (2Fe-2S)-binding protein, translating into MRVNFTVNGRPQEADDVWEGESLLYVLRERLGLPGSKNACEQGECGSCTVRLDGVPVCSCLVAAGQVEGRDVVTVEGLAEYAKQRAEGGCATGACGTSLDEAKGWQARGTDSQTGEGAELSPIQQAFIDAGAVQCGFCTPGLLVASDELLERNPNPTDADIREALSGNLCRCTGYEKIMDAVRLAAARQSEGV; encoded by the coding sequence ATGCGAGTCAACTTCACCGTCAACGGACGTCCGCAGGAGGCCGACGACGTCTGGGAGGGCGAGTCCCTGCTGTACGTGCTGCGCGAGCGCCTCGGCCTGCCGGGTTCGAAGAACGCCTGCGAGCAGGGCGAGTGCGGCTCCTGCACCGTACGGCTCGACGGCGTGCCCGTCTGTTCCTGCCTGGTCGCCGCCGGTCAGGTCGAGGGCCGCGACGTCGTGACCGTCGAGGGCCTCGCGGAATACGCCAAGCAGCGCGCCGAGGGCGGCTGCGCGACCGGCGCCTGCGGCACCTCGCTGGACGAGGCCAAGGGCTGGCAGGCCAGGGGAACCGACTCCCAGACCGGCGAGGGCGCCGAACTGTCCCCGATCCAGCAGGCGTTCATCGACGCCGGCGCGGTCCAGTGCGGCTTCTGCACCCCGGGCCTGCTCGTCGCCTCCGACGAACTCCTGGAGCGCAACCCGAATCCGACCGACGCGGACATCCGCGAGGCGCTGTCGGGCAACCTGTGCCGCTGCACCGGCTACGAGAAGATCATGGACGCGGTCCGCCTCGCGGCCGCCCGCCAGTCCGAGGGGGTCTGA
- a CDS encoding LysE family translocator: MVSPDRLAAFAALSFLLIVVPGPSVLFVIGRALAHGRRAALTTVAGNTLGAYVLVVAVALGVGTVVERSVLVFTALKLAGAAYLVYLGVKAWRQRGSLRAAVAESGPAHGGLRTLGEGFAVGVANPKTMVFFAAVLPQFVDRAQGHVPVQMLLLGLVFNAIAVISDGVWGLAASSARTWFARSPRRLSAVGGTGGLTMIGLGVTVALTGRKD; this comes from the coding sequence ATGGTGTCCCCCGACCGGCTGGCGGCCTTCGCGGCCCTGTCCTTCCTGCTCATCGTGGTCCCCGGCCCGAGCGTCCTGTTCGTGATCGGACGGGCCCTGGCGCACGGCCGCCGGGCCGCGCTGACCACGGTCGCCGGCAACACGCTCGGCGCGTACGTGCTCGTCGTGGCCGTGGCGCTCGGCGTCGGAACGGTCGTCGAGCGCTCGGTCCTCGTCTTCACCGCCCTCAAGCTCGCCGGTGCCGCCTACCTGGTATACCTCGGAGTCAAGGCGTGGCGGCAGCGCGGCTCGCTGCGGGCCGCCGTCGCGGAGTCCGGCCCCGCGCACGGGGGCCTGCGCACCCTGGGGGAGGGGTTCGCGGTCGGCGTGGCCAACCCCAAGACCATGGTGTTCTTCGCCGCCGTGCTGCCGCAGTTCGTGGACCGGGCGCAGGGGCACGTCCCGGTGCAGATGCTGCTGCTCGGGCTGGTCTTCAACGCCATCGCGGTGATCTCCGACGGCGTCTGGGGCCTCGCCGCCTCCTCCGCCCGCACCTGGTTCGCCCGCTCCCCCCGCCGCCTGTCCGCCGTCGGCGGCACGGGCGGCCTGACGATGATCGGCCTGGGCGTGACGGTGGCGCTGACCGGCCGCAAGGACTGA
- a CDS encoding FAD binding domain-containing protein: MDFLRPASWEEALAAKAEHPTAVPIAGGTDVMVEINFDHRRPEYLLDLNRIGDLYEWEVGEDTVRLGASVPYTGIMENLRAELPGLALASHTVASPQIRNRGGVGGNLGTASPAGDAHPALLAAGAEVEVASAARGTRLIPIDAFYTGVKRNALQPDELIRAVHVKKADGPQQYSKVGTRNAMVIAVCAFGLALHPRTRTVRTGIGSAAPTPVRAVAAEEFLNAALEEGGFWDNGKIITPSVAKQFADLCSAACNPIDDVRGTASYRRHAVGVMARRTLTWTWESYRGARRTSEGAA; the protein is encoded by the coding sequence ATGGACTTCCTTCGCCCCGCCAGCTGGGAGGAGGCGCTCGCCGCGAAGGCCGAGCACCCCACCGCTGTGCCGATTGCGGGTGGCACCGACGTGATGGTCGAGATCAACTTCGACCACCGCCGGCCCGAGTACCTCCTCGACCTCAACCGCATCGGCGACCTCTACGAGTGGGAGGTCGGCGAGGACACCGTACGGCTGGGTGCCTCCGTCCCGTACACCGGGATCATGGAGAACCTCCGTGCCGAGCTGCCGGGCCTCGCGCTCGCCTCGCACACGGTCGCCTCCCCGCAGATCCGCAACCGCGGCGGCGTCGGCGGAAACCTCGGCACGGCCTCGCCCGCCGGCGACGCCCACCCCGCCCTCCTCGCGGCCGGCGCCGAGGTCGAGGTGGCGTCGGCGGCCCGCGGCACCCGGCTGATCCCGATCGACGCGTTCTACACGGGCGTCAAGCGCAACGCGCTCCAGCCCGACGAGCTGATCCGCGCCGTGCACGTCAAGAAGGCCGACGGCCCCCAGCAGTACTCGAAGGTCGGCACCCGCAACGCCATGGTCATCGCCGTGTGCGCCTTCGGGCTCGCCCTGCACCCGCGGACCCGGACCGTGCGCACCGGCATCGGCTCGGCCGCCCCCACCCCGGTGCGGGCCGTGGCCGCCGAGGAGTTCCTGAACGCGGCCCTGGAGGAGGGCGGCTTCTGGGACAACGGAAAGATCATCACCCCGTCGGTCGCCAAGCAGTTCGCGGACCTGTGCTCCGCCGCCTGCAACCCGATCGACGACGTCCGGGGCACCGCGAGCTACCGCCGGCACGCGGTCGGCGTGATGGCCCGCCGGACGCTGACCTGGACCTGGGAGTCGTACCGCGGCGCCCGCCGCACATCCGAGGGAGCTGCGTGA
- a CDS encoding XdhC family protein, translated as MLDIAEELNRWVEQGRDFAVATVVAVGGSAPRQPGAALAVDADGTAIGSVSGGCVEGAVYELCRQALEDGATVLERFGYSDEDAFAVGLTCGGVIDILVTPVRADGPARPGVAAALAAAARGEAAAVARIAEGPARLRGRALLVRPDGSYDGGFGAHPELDRRVAAEAGAFLDAGRTGTLEIGEEGSRCGAPLTVLVESSVPAPRMIVFGAIDFASALVRIGKFLGYHVTVCDARPVFATRTRFPEADEIVVEWPHEYLERTEVDGRTVLCVLTHDAKFDVPLLKLALRLPVAYVGAMGSRRTHLDRNARLRAVGVTELELARLRSPIGLDLGARTPEETALSIAAEIVAGRRGGSGVSLTGAHTPIHHDTAAPSAPRIGSVA; from the coding sequence ATGCTGGACATCGCCGAGGAGCTGAACCGGTGGGTCGAGCAGGGCCGTGACTTCGCCGTCGCCACCGTGGTGGCCGTCGGCGGCAGCGCCCCGCGCCAGCCCGGCGCCGCCCTCGCGGTGGACGCCGACGGCACGGCGATCGGCTCGGTCTCCGGCGGGTGCGTGGAGGGCGCCGTGTACGAGCTGTGCCGACAGGCGCTGGAGGACGGCGCAACCGTCCTGGAGCGCTTCGGCTACAGCGACGAGGATGCCTTCGCCGTCGGCCTGACCTGTGGCGGCGTCATCGACATCCTCGTCACCCCGGTCCGGGCGGACGGTCCCGCCCGGCCGGGGGTCGCGGCCGCGCTGGCCGCCGCCGCCCGTGGGGAGGCGGCGGCGGTCGCGCGGATCGCCGAGGGCCCGGCGCGGCTGCGGGGCCGGGCCCTGCTGGTCCGCCCCGACGGCTCGTACGACGGCGGTTTCGGCGCCCACCCCGAGCTGGACCGCAGGGTCGCCGCCGAGGCCGGCGCCTTCCTGGACGCGGGCCGCACCGGCACCCTGGAGATCGGCGAGGAGGGTTCACGCTGCGGCGCCCCGCTGACGGTCCTGGTGGAGTCCTCCGTCCCCGCACCCCGCATGATCGTCTTCGGTGCGATCGACTTCGCCTCGGCACTGGTCCGGATCGGCAAGTTCCTGGGGTACCACGTCACCGTGTGCGACGCCCGCCCGGTGTTCGCCACGCGTACCCGCTTCCCCGAGGCCGACGAGATCGTCGTGGAGTGGCCGCACGAGTACCTGGAGCGCACCGAGGTGGACGGCCGTACGGTCCTGTGCGTCCTCACCCACGACGCCAAGTTCGACGTACCGCTGCTGAAGCTGGCGCTGCGCCTGCCGGTCGCCTACGTCGGCGCCATGGGCTCCCGCCGGACCCACCTGGACCGCAACGCGCGGCTGCGCGCGGTCGGCGTCACCGAGCTGGAGCTGGCCCGGCTGCGCTCCCCGATCGGCCTCGACCTCGGCGCCCGGACGCCCGAGGAGACGGCGCTGTCCATCGCGGCGGAGATCGTCGCCGGCCGGCGCGGTGGCAGCGGGGTGTCGCTGACCGGCGCCCACACCCCCATCCACCACGACACGGCCGCGCCGTCGGCGCCGCGGATCGGCTCGGTCGCCTGA
- a CDS encoding NCS2 family permease: MTQQSVEPRTAADDAGDGTRVPAGRSWLDRYFHISRRGSTVAREVRGGITTFMAMAYILLLNPLILSGKDAAGDTLGQKALITATAFAAAFTTLLMGFVGRVPLALAAGLSVSGVLSSQVAPAMTWPQAMGMCVMYGVVIMLLVVTGLREMIMNAIPLALKHGITMGIGLFIALIGFYKSGFVHQGKATPVTLGPAGELTGWPVLLFAGTLLLIFMLQARNVPGAILIGIVSGTAVAAVLNGLGVVAPGQWANGAPELHGAVSMPDFSLFGHVEFGGWGTVGAMTVGMIVFTLVLAGFFDAMATIIGVGTEANLADDKGRMPGLSKALFIDGAGGAIGGVAGGSGQTVFIESATGVGEGARTGLASVVTGLFFAACLFFTPVTAIVPQEVASAALVVIGALMLMNARHVDWADRATAVPVFLTVVLMPFTYTITTGVAAGVISYVAIKAAQGKAREIGAFMWGLTVVFLVYFALHPIEGWLGVH; encoded by the coding sequence ATGACCCAGCAGTCAGTGGAGCCGAGGACCGCAGCCGACGACGCGGGTGATGGCACCCGCGTCCCGGCAGGGCGGTCCTGGCTCGACCGGTACTTCCACATATCCAGAAGAGGATCCACGGTCGCGCGAGAGGTGCGCGGCGGCATCACCACCTTCATGGCGATGGCGTACATCCTCCTGCTCAACCCCCTCATCCTGTCCGGCAAGGACGCGGCGGGGGACACGCTCGGCCAGAAGGCGCTGATCACCGCGACCGCGTTCGCGGCGGCCTTCACCACGCTGCTGATGGGTTTCGTCGGCAGGGTTCCGCTCGCCCTCGCCGCCGGCCTCTCCGTCTCCGGCGTCCTGTCCTCGCAGGTCGCCCCCGCCATGACCTGGCCGCAGGCCATGGGCATGTGCGTGATGTACGGCGTGGTCATCATGCTGCTGGTCGTCACCGGCCTGCGCGAGATGATCATGAACGCGATCCCGCTCGCGCTCAAGCACGGCATCACCATGGGCATCGGCCTGTTCATCGCGCTCATCGGCTTCTACAAGTCCGGCTTCGTGCACCAGGGCAAGGCCACCCCGGTCACCCTCGGCCCCGCCGGTGAACTCACCGGCTGGCCGGTGCTGCTCTTCGCCGGCACCCTGCTGCTGATCTTCATGCTGCAGGCCCGGAACGTCCCCGGCGCCATCCTCATCGGCATCGTCTCCGGCACGGCCGTCGCCGCCGTCCTCAACGGGCTCGGCGTCGTCGCCCCCGGCCAGTGGGCCAACGGCGCGCCCGAGCTCCACGGAGCCGTCTCGATGCCCGACTTCTCGCTCTTCGGGCACGTCGAGTTCGGTGGCTGGGGCACGGTCGGCGCGATGACCGTCGGCATGATCGTCTTCACCCTGGTGCTCGCCGGCTTCTTCGACGCGATGGCCACCATCATCGGCGTCGGCACCGAGGCGAACCTCGCCGACGACAAGGGCCGGATGCCGGGCCTGTCCAAGGCGCTGTTCATCGACGGCGCAGGCGGCGCGATCGGCGGTGTGGCGGGCGGCTCCGGCCAGACGGTGTTCATCGAGTCGGCCACCGGCGTCGGCGAGGGCGCCCGCACCGGTCTCGCCTCCGTCGTCACCGGCCTGTTCTTCGCGGCCTGCCTGTTCTTCACGCCGGTCACCGCGATCGTCCCGCAGGAGGTCGCCTCCGCCGCCCTGGTCGTCATCGGCGCCCTGATGCTGATGAACGCCCGGCACGTGGACTGGGCGGACCGCGCGACCGCCGTCCCGGTCTTCCTGACCGTCGTCCTGATGCCGTTCACGTACACCATCACCACCGGTGTCGCCGCGGGCGTCATCTCCTACGTCGCCATCAAGGCGGCCCAGGGCAAGGCCCGCGAGATCGGCGCCTTCATGTGGGGTTTGACGGTCGTGTTCCTCGTCTACTTCGCCCTTCATCCCATCGAGGGCTGGCTGGGCGTCCACTAG
- a CDS encoding DUF2278 family protein: MPLKNYGVLIARAVDTRREGASHTPHYQIHLTDDQGTHYRAAVNVLSQEYPSELLYLVADDFRHPLTARLEGLPGGWNTLPSGPGGQNLDFVRGNLFDPAGMRTLPPDVAGPDNDLADLLDHYVQRAVADPSARLYVFGSRFGPEPARKDKVFGFLPGNGVHDVHMNQGNSQRFRGDDGVWQDGGFLLRFPGQSRWVGIFLAFQSQSWHTDDTTGHTLEHVDGTRPTPAVQPVRIVAALVNPAGRAPGAETVTLLNASPDAVDLTGWRVVGRLGHGAPVQAAGPLAPGACLTVPLGAEARHGDHGGEVSLLDAAGLKVHGVSYTAEQAARAGWTVVF, translated from the coding sequence ATGCCGCTGAAGAACTACGGCGTTCTGATCGCCCGCGCCGTCGACACGAGGCGCGAGGGCGCGAGCCACACACCGCACTACCAGATCCACCTCACGGACGACCAGGGCACGCACTACCGCGCGGCGGTGAACGTGCTCTCGCAGGAGTACCCCTCCGAGCTGCTCTACCTGGTCGCCGACGACTTCCGGCACCCGCTGACCGCCCGCCTGGAGGGCCTGCCCGGCGGCTGGAACACCCTGCCGTCCGGCCCCGGCGGCCAGAACCTCGACTTCGTGCGCGGCAACCTCTTCGACCCGGCCGGGATGCGCACCCTCCCGCCGGACGTCGCGGGCCCCGACAACGACCTGGCCGACCTGCTCGACCACTACGTGCAGCGTGCGGTGGCCGACCCGTCGGCGCGGCTGTACGTCTTCGGCTCCCGCTTCGGTCCCGAACCGGCCCGCAAGGACAAGGTGTTCGGGTTCCTGCCGGGCAACGGCGTGCACGACGTCCACATGAACCAGGGCAACAGCCAGCGGTTCCGTGGCGACGACGGCGTGTGGCAGGACGGCGGATTCCTGCTGCGCTTCCCCGGCCAGTCCCGCTGGGTCGGCATCTTCCTGGCCTTCCAGAGCCAGTCCTGGCACACCGACGACACCACCGGGCACACCCTGGAACACGTCGACGGCACCCGGCCCACGCCCGCCGTGCAGCCGGTGCGGATCGTCGCGGCGCTGGTGAACCCGGCCGGTCGCGCCCCCGGTGCGGAGACCGTGACCCTGCTCAACGCCTCGCCGGACGCCGTCGACCTGACCGGGTGGCGCGTCGTCGGCCGCCTCGGCCACGGGGCGCCGGTGCAGGCCGCGGGCCCGCTCGCGCCCGGCGCCTGCCTCACCGTGCCGCTCGGCGCCGAGGCCCGACACGGCGACCACGGCGGGGAGGTGTCCCTCCTGGACGCGGCCGGCCTGAAGGTCCACGGTGTCTCCTACACCGCCGAACAGGCCGCCCGCGCGGGCTGGACGGTGGTGTTCTGA